From a single Eleginops maclovinus isolate JMC-PN-2008 ecotype Puerto Natales chromosome 18, JC_Emac_rtc_rv5, whole genome shotgun sequence genomic region:
- the ube4a gene encoding ubiquitin conjugation factor E4 A — MTDQGNNNQNISRNPFAALFSSLADAKQFASGQKPEQSAEPLEDSGESQSESENSVSDSVDENDDSVAEISRSFRSRQELCEQLNVNHMIQRIFLITLDNSDPSLRGGNGIPPRCVYLEEMAADLDGQDWLDMDNIEQALFNRLLVLEPGNHLIYMTSCSAVNLSADRDAGDKCAIRYLFACFQRAKEEVTKVPEKLLSFAVRCKNLTVSNTRTVLLTPEIYVTQNIYEQLLDLLLEGFRGAQPEEVLEFLEEIIAGLLSDQEVRTFGEVIVPVLDIFQGRIKDLDLCQPLLYSYLDVLLYFSHHKDIAKVLVEHIQPKDPANGLQYQKTLLGTVLSISCLLRTPGVVEGHGYFLNPSRSSAQETKVQEANIHQFMGQFHEKLHQILKNLLQRSSETRHLLLSWLGGCLQANAGRAKIWANQMPEIFFQMYASDAFFLNLGAALLKLCQPFCRPRSPKLLTFNPTYCALKELSEEERRNRNVHARGLDKETCLIPLPPQQPVESAQSYSLLTENLILTQLTMHLGFHRLHEQMVKMNQSLHRLQVTWQDAQRSGNPMSEQLLEQFERLMIVYLSSKAATTQPAMLQCCLNLQASTAALLVQLGLGNQGPEHVALSFPLPPLQNTVLCYVPEFFAENLGDFFVFLRRFADDVLETSAENLEQILNFITVFMGNIERMKNPHLRAKLAEVLEAVMPHMEPVASGAIQPIVFQRERVFCSYRHAAHLAEALISVFVDIEFTGDPHQFEQKFNYRRPMYPILKYMWGKESYRESIKHLAHYASENLEAMNPPLFLRYLNLLMNDAIFLLDEAIQYLSKIKVLQLERDRGEWEGLAPDARREKESSLQMFGQLGRFHNIMSNETIGTLAFLTSDIKGIFVHPFLAERIISMLNYFLQHLVGPKMGALKVKDFSEFDFKPQQLVSDICTIYLNLGDEENFCATVPKDGRSYSATLFSQTVRVLKKINKPGDMIVAFGLLADKIKPHADRQQQEEETYADAPDEFLDPIMSTLMLDPVLLPSSSVTVDRSTIARHLLSDQTDPFNRSPLTMDQIRPNEELKQQILQWLDKHKQERQQLGPSG; from the exons ATGACTGACCAGGGCAACAACAACCAGAATATCTCCCGCAACCCCTTCGCTGCTCTCTTCAGCTCACTGGCTGATGCCAAGCAATTTGCATCTGGCCAGAAACCCGAACAGTCTGCTGAACCAC TGGAGGACTCAGGAGAGAGCCAGTCAGAGTCAGAAAACTCTGTTTCGGACAGTGTTGATGAAAATGACGACTCCGTTGCAGAGATCAGTCGCTCCTTCCGGTCCCGGCAGGAGCTGTGTGAGCAGCTCAATGTCAATCACATGATCCAGAGGATATTTCTCATCACTCTGGACAACA GCGACCCCAGTTTGAGAGGAGGTAATGGGATCCCCCCTCGCTGTGTTTACCTGGAGGAGATGGCTGCAGATCTGGATGGACAGGACTGGCTGGACATGGATAACATAGAACAG GCTCTGTTTAACCGTCTGCTGGTGCTAGAGCCGGGGAACCACCTCATCTACATGACGTCATGCAGCGCTGTCAACCTGTCTGCTGACCGTGACGCTGGAGACAAGTGTGCCATCCGTTACCTCTTTGCTTGTTTCCAGAGAGCCAAAGAAGAG GTGACCAAGGTGCCAGAGAAGTTGCTGTCGTTTGCTGTACGCTGTAAGAACCTGACAGTTTCCAACACACGGACAGTTCTGCTCACCCCGGAGATCTATGTCACACAGAATATCTACGAACAGCTTCTGGACTTGTTGCTGGAAGGTTTCCGTGGAGCAC AGCCAGAAGAGGTGCTTGAGTTTTTGGAGGAGATCATTGCTGGCCTGCTCTCTGACCAGGAGGTACGTACCTTCGGGGAGGTGATAGTACCGGTGTTGGATATCTTCCAAGGACGCATCAAAGACCTGGATCTGTGCCAGCCTCTCCTCTACTCCTACCTAGATGTCCTGCTTTACTTCAGCCACCATAAAGATATTGCCAAG gTGTTGGTGGAACACATTCAGCCCAAAGACCCAGCTAATGGTTTGCAGTACCAGAAGACCCTACTGGGAACAGTGTTGAGTATCTCCTGCTTGTTGAGAACCCCAGGTGTGGTGGAGGGACATGGCTACTTCCTGAACCCCTCCCGCTCCAGCGCCCAGGAGACAAAGGTCCAGGAGGCCAACATCCACCAG TTTATGGGTCAGTTTCATGAAAAGCTTCACCAGATTTTGAAAAACCTGCTCCAGCGATCTAGTGAGACGCGTCACTTGCTGCTGTCGTGGTTGGGCGGCTGTCTGCAGGCTAATGCTGGCCGGGCCAAGATATGGGCCAATCAGATGCCAGAGATTTTCTTCCAGATGTACGCTTCGGATGCATTCTTCTTAAACTTGGGTGCAGCACTGCTGAAGCTCTGCCAGCCCTTCTGTAGGCCGCGGTCACCCAAACTGCTCACCTTTAACCCGACCTACTGCGCCCTCAAAGAGCTGAGTGAGGAAGAGAGGCGGAATCGCAATGTGCACGCAAGAG GTCTCGACAAGGAAACCTGTCTGATCCCTCTGCCCCCTCAGCAGCCGGTGGAGTCTGCGCAGTCCTACAGCCTGCTGACTGAAAACCTCATCCTCACACAACTCACCATGCATCTTGGCTTCCATAG ACTCCACGAGCAGATGGTGAAGATGAACCAGTCTCTCCACCGGCTCCAGGTGACATGGCAGGATGCCCAGCGATCAGGCAACCCGATGTCGGAACAGCTCCTGGAGCAGTTTGAGCGTCTGATGATTGTTTACCTGTCTAGCAAAGCTGCCACCACACAGCCCGCCATGCTGCAATGCTGCCTTAACCTCCAAGCTTCCACGGCTGCCCTGCTCGTTCAGCTTGGTTTGGGGAACCAGGGGCCTGAACATGTAGCACTCAGTTTTCCCCTGCCCCCCCTACAGAACACTGTGCTCTGCTATGTACCAG AGTTTTTTGCAGAAAACCTAGGAGATTTTTTCGTCTTCCTGCGCCGATTTGCTGACGATGTTTTGGAGACGTCTGCAGAAAATCTGGAGCAGATTCTTAACTTCATCACCGTCTTCATGGGAAACATAGAGAG GATGAAGAACCctcatttaagagcaaagctCGCGGAGGTCCTGGAGGCGGTGATGCCCCACATGGAGCCGGTGGCTTCTGGTGCTATTCAGCCAATCGtgttccagagagagagagtcttcTGCTCCTATAGACACGCAGCTCATCTGGCCGAGGCCCTCATCTCTGTGTTTGTCGACATCGAGTTCACAG GTGACCCTCATCAATTTGAACAGAAATTCAACTACAGGAGACCCATGTATCCCATCCTCAAGTACATGTGGGGCAAAGAGAGCTACAGAGAGAGTATCAAG CACTTGGCGCACTATGCATCTGAAAACCTGGAGGCCATGAACCCCCCTCTGTTCCTCAGGTACCTTAATCTACTGATGAATGATGCCATCTTCTTACTGGATGAGGCTATTCAG tacttgagtaaaatcAAGGTCCTTCAGTTGGAGCGGGATAGAGGAGAGTGGGAAGGCCTGGCCCCCGATGCCCGGAGAGAGAAGGAGTCGAGCCTGCAGATGTTCGGACAGCTGGGACGCTTCCACAACATCATGTCTAATGAGACCATCGGCACACTGGCCTTCCTCACCTCAG ACATCAAGGGTATCTTTGTGCACCCCTTCCTGGCTGAGAGGATCATCTCCATGCTGAATTATTTTCTGCAGCACCTGGTGGGCCCTAAGATGGGGGCCCTTAAAGTCAAGGACTTCAGCGAGTTTGACTTCAAGCCCCAGCAGCTTGTTTCTGACATCTGCACCATCTACCTGAATCTGGG TGATGAGGAGAATTTCTGTGCTACAGTCCCAAAGGATGGACGATCGTACTCTGCCACCCTCTTCTCCCAAACAGTGAGGGTGCTGAAGAAAATTAACAAGCCAGGGGACATGATCGTGGCGTTTGGACTCCTTGCTGATAAAATAAAG CCccatgcagacagacagcagcaggaagaagagaCGTATGCAGATGCCCCTGATGAGTTCCTGGATCCCATCATGTCCACGCTGATGCTCGACCCggtcctcctcccttcctccagTGTCACAGTTGACCGCTCAACTATAGCAAGGCATCTCCTCAG TGACCAGACAGACCCTTTCAACCGCAGTCCTCTGACCATGGACCAGATCAGGCCAAACGAGGAACTCAAGCAGCAGATCTTACAGTGGCTGGATAAGCATAAGCAGGAGAGGCAGCAGCTGGGACCCAGTGGCTAG